From a single Botrytis cinerea B05.10 chromosome 4, complete sequence genomic region:
- the Bcptc5 gene encoding Bcptc5: MRRVALQAIRTARQLPALRSTRGSIFQPSNYVLSARYSSGRAPIPKSSASSTSPLQTSVIPASMYWRRFGLAFVSGLVGYGAWYTYNGDGTLAQEASPTSSVQQSRGFSTSTIYSTPIGPEETADARKAVIVSTEGLYTDTIEGPISKDTDDSGRKVLEMLTPEQATSKLRRNEESYFVGRGKGVVRYDVVQIPSNDPIEDDHSEKIIETNEAIAGQAPSDWMFWGVFDGHSGWTTSAKLRQVLINYVARELNSTYQASPNPSTEAIEAAMKTGFTRLDNEIVHESAQKVMKGNSKLVAAELLAPALSGSCALLSFYDTNTGLLRVACTGDSRAILGRRSDSGKWTAKALSIDQTGSNQDEEARMRKLHPGEDHVIRNGRVLGGLEPTRAFGDATYKWTRQVSERLKESFFGRTPSSLLRTPPYVTAEPVVTTTKIQPESGDFVVMATDGLWEMLSNEEVVGLVGQWIDKHSADSNGNSASSWTKMFTASQKGLPVETSKDDGTSGQKAPIRQRQWGVTESDRFVVEDKNVATHLVRNALGGKDKDMVCALLSLPAPYSRRYRDDLTVEVIFFGNGPKSGDIIVNKEASASANNVKPKL, translated from the exons atgCGTCGAGTAGCATTACAAGCAATTCGCACGGCGAGACAATTACCTGCTCTTCGTAGCACCCGTGGCAGCATCTTTCAACCATCAAACTATGTTCTAAGTGCACGATATTCTTCCGGTAGAGCTCCTATTCCCAAatcatcagcatcatcaaCTTCACCACTTCAAACTTCCGTCATCCCAGCCTCGATGTATTGGCGAAGGTTTGGTCTGGCGTTTGTTTCAGGCTTGGTTGGATATGGCGCGTGGTATACATACAACGGAGACGGAACTCTCGCCCAAGAAGCCAGTCCAACTTCATCAGTACAACAATCCCGCGGCTTCTCGACTAGCACTATCTATTCAACACCGATCGGGCCCGAAGAGACCGCGGATGCTAGAAAGGCTGTAATTGTCAGCACTGAAGGTCTTTATACTGACACAATTGAAGGTCCAATTTCAAAGGATACCGACGATTCTGGGCGAAAGGTTTTAGAAATGTTAACACCAGAACAAGCAACTTCAAaattgagaagaaatgaGGAATCTTATTTTGTCGGCCGTGGCAAAGGAGTTGTGCGATACGATGTCGTTCAAATTCCAAGCAACGACCCAATCGAGGACGATCATTCtgaaaagattattgaaacCAATGAAGCAATTGCTGGACAAGCACCGTCGGATTGGATGTTTTGGGGTGTATTTGATGGGCATTC AGGCTGGACTACTTCTGCGAAATTACGACAAGTATTGATCAATTATGTCGCTAGAGAGCTCAATTCTACCTACCAAGCCTCTCCCAACCCTTCTACCGAAGCCATTGAGGCTGCGATGAAGACCGGTTTCACTCGACTCGACAATGAGATTGTACATGAAAGTGCGCAGAAAGTAATGAAGGGCAATTCAAAATTGGTCGCAGCAGAACTGTTAGCTCCAGCATTATCGGGATCTTGTGCGCTCCTTTCCTTCTATGACACAAACACTGGACTTTTGCGCGTCGCATGCACAGGCGATTCACGCGCGATCTTGGGAAGACGAAGTGATAGTGGGAAGTGGACTGCCAAAGCTTTATCAATCGATCAAACTGGTAGtaatcaagatgaagaagctaGAATGAGAAAGTTGCATCCTGGAGAGGATCATGTCATTAGAAATGGCCGTGTCTTGGGAGGTCTCGAACCAACTCGCGCATTCGGCGACGCAACTTATAAATGGACTCGTCAAGTTTCAGAGCGCCTTAAGGAATCTTTCTTTGGGAGAACGCCATCCAGCCTTCTTAGAACCCCGCCATACGTCACTGCGGAACCTGTAGTAACAACTACTAAGATTCAACCTGAGAGTGGAGACTTTGTTGTAATGGCTACGGATGGACTTTGGGAGATGCTCTCAAACGAGGAAGTAGTCGGTCTAGTGGGACAATGGATTGATAAACATTCAGCCGATTCAAATGGAAATTCAGCAAGTTCATGGACAAAAATGTTTACAGCATCGCAAAAGGGATTACCTGTAGAAACAAGTAAAGATGATGGCACAAGTGGCCAAAAGGCTCCAATTCGACAACGTCAATGGGGGGTAACGGAAAGTGATAGATTTGTTGTTGAGGACAAAAATGTCGCCACACATTTGGTACGAAATGCATTGGGTGGAAAGGATAAGGATATGGTTTGCGCTTTACTGTCGCTACCTGCTCCTTATTCTAGAAGATATCG TGATGATCTTACGGTCGAAGTCATCTTCTTCGGCAATGGACCAAAATCTGGCGATATTATTGTCAACAAGGAAGCGAGCGCGAGCGCAAATAACGTCAAACCTAAACTATAA
- the Bcrqc1 gene encoding Bcrqc1, giving the protein MSSRQLRKLQQQRELEQQAKLQAQEEEEAEEESDEEPQPIQSKPSLFANFAALENLEDDDESKDVGEEEPTEEELSEPTPIVTAKKPKKSKKKKKAKNAGKGKDSAKTAEAKPKDDLDDIDQALKELNLKNPNAANMTSSIEVDEEYERVCFLLGINTQHLKVANEMRSLFGRAATESNEDPGGPTGRGARRRQHNQEMDLETVLKGRHQPGKGLPELTLRRNLFIQGKDEWPKSSSGGLTMEVVENQDVVDGTIEYRFVHDQSYQSVQETFQGLVEMGDPQNLIRYIVRYPYNISLLLQVSKIAKNQGDHSLASDLVERALFTFGRISLSSFGTKLAKGKARLDFSRPENRELWLAGYHYIKSLIMKGTYRTAFEWAKLLLSLDPETDPYCMRWMIHHLALRAHEFQWLLDFAASQNIPEWANTINYAKPSFALAAQQLKDAVKCRSLLSESMQKVPWLFCRLFQELNLDAPPSIWGTQPPTDSDTFFTQLYVLQTKDLWNTTESTALLMEIAHTIDKPDLSKTPLLSDVKELNLDVVRFVYLENQPDLMSLVPSKLLHRSNNSDSDPLPPYSNTLSYPSQRRTLGNEYEPVEDRFNDPLAALARLMPGFPGLEAFRGRGAGGDDIGVGDEVEDEAEALERLRDFAEGLPEGELEGNDEEELVQPRGPSLSAASRILQYLGFWRSPENLEGNSESEEDGNDSTPDLVDPEGQDRHNRQPRVEDVDDDEETHGLA; this is encoded by the exons ATGTCGAGTAGACAATTGCGAAAGTTACAACAACAGCGCGAGCTGGAGCAACAAGCCAAACTTCAAGCTcaagaggaggaggaagcagaagaagaatccGATGAAGAGCCACAGCCTATACAATCAAAGCCCAGTTTGTTTGCGAATTTCGCAGCGTTAGAAAATTTAGAAGACGATGACGAATCTAAGGATGTCGGGGAAGAAGAACCGaccgaagaagaattgagtgaaCCTACTCCAATTGTGACGGCGAAAAAacccaaaaaatcaaaaaagaagaagaaggcaaagaATGCTGGCAAAGGAAAAGACTCTGCAAAAACTGCTGAAGCTAAACCGaaggatgatttggatgacATTGATCAAGCTTTGAAGGaattaaatttgaagaacCCAAATGCTGCGAATATGACAAGTTCAATCGAAGTGGATGAAGAATACGAGAGAGTTTGCTTTCTCCTGGGCATCAACACGCAGCACCTTAAAGTTGCAAACGAAATGCGAAGCTTATTTGGACGAGCTGCCACAGAGTCGAATGAGGACCCTGGAGGACCTACTGGCCGTGgggcaagaagaagacaacATAATCAGGAAATGGATTTAGAGACAGTTTTGAAAGGACGCCATCAACCTGGCAAAGGACTTCCAGAGCTTACCTTGCGACGTAACCTCTTCATACAAGGGAAGGATGAATGGCCAAAATCTAGCTCCGGTGGACTAACGATGGAAGTTGTCGAAAATCAAGATGTGGTTGATGGCACTATAGAATACAGATTTGTACACGATCAATCATACCAATCTGTGCAAGAAACATTTCAAGGTCTCGTTGAAATGGGTGATCCACAAAATCTTATTAGATACATTGTGAGATATC CGTACAACATTTCACTCCTTCTCCAAGTCAGCAAGATCGCAAAAAATCAGGGCGACCATTCTCTAGCATCGGATCTTGTGGAAAGAGCTCTGTTTACATTCGGCCGAATCTCTTTATCATCCTTTGGAACTAAATTGGCCAAAGGTAAGGCTCGATTAGATTTCAGTAGGCCAGAGAATCGAGAGCTTTGGTTAGCCGGATATCACTACATCAAATCTCTGATCATGAAGGGAACTTATCGAACTGCTTTTGAATGGGCAAAACTGCTGTTGAGTTTGGATCCCGAAACTGATCCATATTGcatgagatggatgatacACCATCTTGCCTTACGTGCACATGAGTTTCAATGGCTTTTAGACTTTGCTGCCAGTCAAAATATACCTGAGTGGGCAAACACAATAAATTACGCCAAACCATCATTCGCTCTGGCTGCGCAACAACTTAAGGACGCAGTCAAATGTAGAAGTCTTTTATCGGAATCTATGCAAAAGGTACCTTGGCTATTCTGTCGACTATTCCAAGAATTAAACCTTGACGCACCTCCATCGATTTGGGGTACACAACCACCGACTGATTCTGATACTTTCTTCACGCAATTATATGTTCTCCAAACAAAAGATCTTTGGAATACTACCGAGTCTACTGCATTACTTATGGAAATCGCACATACTATTGATAAGCCCGATTTATCAAAAACCCCCCTGCTATCGGACGTCAAGGAATTGAATCTTGATGTTGTGAGATTTGTCTATTTGGAAAATCAACCAGATTTGATGAGTCTCGTCCCATCGAAACTTCTTCACCGAAGCAATAACTCCGATTCAGATCCATTACCACCCTATTCAAATACCCTCTCTTATCCATCTCAAAGAAGAACTTTAGGGAATGAGTACGAACCCGTTGAAGATAGATTCAATGATCCGCTCGCGGCTCTCGCGCGACTCATGCCAGGGTTTCCAGGATTGGAAGCATTCCGAGGTCGTGGAGCAGGGGGCGATGATATCGGTGTTGGCGATGAAGTTGAGGATGAAGCAGAAGCACTTGAACGATTAAGAGATTTTGCAGAAGGATTACCGGAAGGAGAACTAGagggaaatgatgaagaagaattagTGCAGCCACGTGGACCATCACTTTCTGCAGCTTCAAGAATCTTGCAATATCTTGGCTTCTGGAGATCACCGGAAAATCTCGAGGGCAATTCTGAATCTGAGGAGGATGGCAATGATTCAACGCCGGATTTGGTAGACCCAGAGGGACAAGATAGGCACAATAGACAGCCACGCGTCGAAGATgtggatgacgatgaagaaacGCATGGCTTGGCTTAG
- the Bcatx1 gene encoding Bcatx1: MADTGVNTPAPLIAEEGDHTYKFNISMSCGGCSGAVDRVLKKLDGVRAYEVDLKGQTATVIGKPELDFDTVYEKIAKTGKKINTAEVDGVSKDIVTIKTE, encoded by the exons ATGGCAGACACCGGAGTAAACACACCAGCTCCATTGATCGCAGAGGAGGGCGACCATACATACAAGTTCAACATTTCGATGAGCTGTGGAGGATGCTCTGGAGCTGTTGATAgagtattgaagaagttggatG GTGTCCGCGCATACGAAGTAGATCTCAAAGGTCAAACCGCAACAGTTATCGGAAAGCCAGAATTAGATTTCGATACCGTGTATGAGAAGATCGCAAAGACGGGAAAGAAGATTAATACTGCGGAGGTGGATGGAGTCAGCAAGGATATTGTCACTATCAAGACTGAATAA